A genomic window from Silene latifolia isolate original U9 population chromosome Y, ASM4854445v1, whole genome shotgun sequence includes:
- the LOC141628947 gene encoding uncharacterized protein LOC141628947, producing the protein MGWIKKLESAAPNIWVQWVNAYILKSVSFWNFQITAAHSWFWGNIITCRDHLISFTGGIQQAKQLLLTPEYKCLIYEGLRSKGPVLSYHRTLGDSLNIPKHSFIGLLAAENSLPTVDNLCKRGMVLVNRCALCESAAEMAAHLFFDCPLSAEVWSQVSRWLQVPFQASLSQTLRWYKLYNRGSALVKRQRICLLLCAIYLIWKERNRRIFKGLKSSPAALIWQILYLVNIRLQTCVSF; encoded by the coding sequence ATGGGGTGGATAAAGAAGCTTGAATCTGCAGCTCCTAATATTTGGGTCCAATGGGTTAATGCTTATATTCTTAAAAGTGTTAGCTTTTGGAACTTCCAAATTACTGCTGCCCACTCTTGGTTTTGGGGAAATATCATCACTTGCAGGGATCATCTCATCTCGTTCACTGGTGGTATTCAGCAAGCTAAGCAACTCTTGCTTACTCCTGAATATAAATGCCTGATTTATGAAGGTTTGAGGAGCAAAGGGCCTGTTTTATCCTATCATAGGACTCTGGGTGACTCCCTTAACATTCCTAAGCATTCTTTTATTGGGCTTCTGGCTGCTGAGAATAGTCTGCCCACTGTGGATAATCTATGCAAGAGAGGGATGGTGCTTGTCAACAGGTGTGCACTGTGTGAGAGTGCTGCTGAAATGGCTGCCCATCTCTTCTTTGATTGCCCCCTTTCTGCTGAGGTCTGGTCTCAGGTATCCCGTTGGCTGCAGGTGCCTTTTCAGGCTAGCTTATCTCAGACTCTTCGTTGGTACAAGCTGTATAACAGAGGGTCTGCCCTGGTAAAAAGACAGCGGATATGTCTTCTGTTGTGTGCTATCTATCTTATCTGGAAGGAACGCAATAGAAGGATCTTCAAGGGACTTAAATCCTCTCCTGCTGCTTTAATTTGGCAAATTCTGTACCTAGTTAACATTAGACTACAAACTTGTGTTAGCTTTTGA